Sequence from the Streptomyces sp. NBC_00358 genome:
CTACGACGTTCGCGTCACCGTCACCCGCGTGACCACCGCTGAGAACCGGGGCAGCCTCCACGCGGTGGGTGTCCGGCCCCTGGACGCCGCCGGCCACGCCGTCAGCAGATTCTCCCGCTTCGCCGCCGTGCGGGTCACGAACACCGACGACTTCCCGGTTTCGGCCCGCGTCGCCTACATCGCCTACGACGAGCCGGCCCAGGGGGATACACAGCAAGTGATCTCAGTGACCCCCATCGGAGCGCTGGTCCGCGTCCCGGCTCACGGTTCGACCGTCGTCAAGGTAACCGGCGACGCCACCCGCGCGGTGGCCAGGTACTCCGGCTCCGCGGTCAGCGTCAAGGCGTACAACTCCCAGTGACCGCCCCGGCCGTCCGGGGGGCCGGTGACGACCCATGACGACCGAGAGGGCGCGGCGGTCCGCCGCGCCCTCTCGGTGTATTCGCCCGGCTAGACCCAGGTGTCCAGCCACATCCGGGACCGCCACTGTTCGATCGGGATCGCCGTGCCCGTGTACAGGGGCCAGAAGTAGATGAAGTTCCAGACGATCAGGAGGACCAGGACGCCCGCTCCGGCCGCGCCGATCACGCGGCGGCGTTCTCCGGCGCCTGGTGGGCCGAGGATCGCGGCGATCATCATCGTGACGGCGAGACACAGGAACGGCACGAAGACGACGGCGTAGAAGAAGAAGATCGTGCGCTCCTGGTAGTGGAACCAGGGGAGGTAGCCGGCCGCGACGCCGCAGGCGATGGCGCCGGCCCGCCAGTCGCGGCGGAACGCCCAGCGCCACAGCACGTAGGCGAGGGCGAAGCAGGCGGCCCACCACAGCAGGGGCGTGCCGAGCGCCAGCACCTCACGGGCGCACTTGTCGCCCGCGTCGGCGGGGCAGCCGTCCTTGCCGGGCAGCGGGGACTCGTAGAAGTACGAGACCGGGCGGCCGAGGACGAGCCAGCTCCACGGGTTGGACTGGTAGGTGTGCGGCGACACCAGCCCGACGTGGAACTTGTAGACCTCGTGCTCGTAGTGCCACAGGCTGCGCAGCCAGTCCGGGAGGAAGGTCCAGTTGCCCCCCTTGCCGTCGGTCACGGCCCAGTTGCGGAAGTAGCCGCCCTTGCCGTTGTCCGGCGACAGGATCCAGCCGGTCCAGGAGATCAGGTAGACGGCCACGGCGACCGGGACCGTCGCCAGGAACGCCAGGCCCAGGTCGTGCTTGAGCACCGCCACATAGGGCTCCCGGGCGCCCGCGACCCGGCGCGAGGCCACGTCCCACAGGACCGCCATCACACAGAACGCGGCGAGGACGTACAGCCCGTTCCACTTGGTGCCGATGGCCAGGCCCAGCATCAGGCCCGCAGTCCAGCGCCAGGGCCGCCAGCCCAGCCGGGTCGTCTCGGCGATGTGCGCGTCGGGGCGGACGACACCGTCCTCGTCGGTGGGCAGCGCCGCCGCCAGTCTCGCCCGAGCCTTGTCGCGGTCGATGACCAGGCAGCCGAAGGCCGCCAGCACGAAGAACATCAGCACACCGTCGAGCAGCGAGGTGCGGCTCATCACGAAGTGCAGACCGTCCACCGCCATCAGCGTGCCGGCGAGGCAGCCGAGGAACGTCGAACGGAACAGCCGCCGTCCGATCCGGCACAGCAGCAGCACCGACAGCGTGCCGAGCAGCGCCGTCATGAAGCGCCAGCCGAACGGGTTGAACCCGAACATCCACTCGCCCAGCCCGATGACGTACTTGCCGACCGGCGGGTGCACGACATAGGCGGCGTCGCTCGGGACCCGCACATGCCCGTTGTTCTGGAGGATCAGATCGTTGGCGTCCTTGGTCCAGTTGACCTCGTAACCACGATGGATGAGCGCCCAGGCGTCCTTCGCGTAGTACGTCTCGTCGAATATCACCGCCTTCGGACTGCCCAGGTTCCAGAACCGCAGCAGCCCGGCGAGCAGGGTCACCAGAAGCGGTCCCACCCACCCTGACCAGCGGTTGAAACGGTTGGCGACCTCCTGACGCAGCCCGAGCGCGGCCCAGATCCCGGGGCCTGGCTCGGCGTACGGCGGCACGAGCCGGTCGCGCACATCACTTCTGGGCGGCGCCGTGTAGCCGAATCGGCGCAGCCGCTGCTGCCACGACGGCCGCTGCATGTCGGCGGCCTGGCCCTGCCGGGTGTCCGTGGAGGACGCGGTACTGGTCACCGCGCCATCGTAGGGAACAGGTCTGTGGGAGTCCCGTGCATGGGCCCCTTCCGGTCGGATGGGCTTGTCGGGCCGTGCCCCTGCGAGGATGGAACCGTGACAGGAATCCTTGTGTTGGCAGGCACTCCCATCGGCGACATCTCCGACGCGCCGCCACGGCTCGCCGCGGAACTGACCGGGGCCGATGTCGTCGCCGCGGAGGACACCCGCAGGCTGCGCCGGCTCACCCAGGCCCTGGGCATCCAGACGACAGGGCGTGTCGTGTCGTACTTCGAGGGCAACGAGGCCGCCCGGACCCCGGAACTCGTCGAGGCGCTCGTCGGCGGGGCGCGCGTCCTGCTCGTGACCGACGCCGGGATGCCGTCCGTGTCGGACCCCGGGTACCGGCTGGTCGCGGCCGCGGTCGAGAAGGACATCAAGGTCACCGCGGTACCCGGCCCGTCCGCCGTGCTGACCGCGCTCGCCCTGTCCGGTCTGCCCGTCGACCGCTTCTGCTTCGAGGGCTTCCTGCCCAGGAAGGCGGGCGAGCGGCTGTCCCGGCTCCGGGAGGTCGCCGAGGAGCGCCGGACGCTCGTCTACTTCGAAGCGCCCCACCGGCTCGACGACACCCTCGCCGCCATGGCGGAGGTCTTCGGCACCCAGCGCCGCGCCGCCGTCTGCCGCGAGCTGACCAAGACGTACGAGGAGGTCAAGCGCGGCCCGCTCGGCGAACTGGCCGCCTGGGCGGCCGAGGGTGTCCGCGGCGAGATCACCGTCGTCGTCGAGGGTGCCCCCGACCGGGGCGCCGAGGAACTGGACGCCGCCGAGCTCGTGCGCAGGGTGCAGGTGCGCGAGGAGGCGGGGGAGCGGCGCAAGGAGGCCATCGCCGCCGTCGCCGCGGAGGCCGGAATTCCCAAGCGTGACGTCTTCGACGCGGTCGTCGCGGCGAAGAACGCGGCGCGAAGCGGCCCATAGAAGGGCAAAGGACCAAGGCGAAAGGCAAAGATCAGGCCGCGTAACAGGACCCTTCCGACAAGGAAAGGCCAAGACGCCTCCAACACTCGACAGGCCGGATGCGTTCGCGCCGGGAGAGGCGTCCACTGGACTTAGGGACGTACCCGTCCCTCGCCTTCGGCGAATCGACGGAATTCAGGGGGAATTCCGTCGACGGAGGTGCTTGTCCAGCGGACAAGAGGAGCTGGCATGAGTGAGATGGCAGGACGGACCGGCGGTATCGCCGCTGGTCAGGTCACCGAACAGACCGGGCATCGCGGCACGGCGACGGCAGTCGTTCACGAATCGTATTCCTTCGCCTGCATGCGCTGCGGGCACGGCTGGGAACAGTCCTACGAGATTGAGCATCACCGCGACGCGGAAGGCGCCGAGTTCGTGATGTACGTGGCGAACGGGCACGTCGTGCCGTCGCCTCTCAGCCGGCCCACCTGTCTGAACTGCGACAGCCACGTGGTGCGCATCATGCGCGCCGGTCAGGTGTCCTCCGTCCTCGACTCCATGCACTCGATGACGCACCGCCCGCACCGCCCGCACCGCCCGCACCGTCCGGTGCCGCGACAGCCCGAGGACGGCCCGGAGGGGGAGACGCCGGCCGGGTCCTCCGACGCCCCGAAGGAACCGCACCACTGGCATCTGTCGGACCTGCTGCACCCGTTCCAGCACCGGCGGGCGGGCTGACCGTGCCGGGCGGGGCCCACGGGACGGCCTCCCGGCTCCCCGCGGGGTGAGGCCGGGCATGCCCCCTTCGTAGGATCGGGGCATGCCTTCCTCCGCTTCAGCCGCCCCCGACAAGAACGCCGCGCCTCCGCTCCCCGAGCCCCTGCGCGTTCCCGTGGCCGACTCGCACACCCACCTCGACATGCAGTCCGGCACGGTCGAGGAGGCCCTCGCCAAGGCCGCGTCCGTCGGAGTGACGACGGTCGTCCAGGTGGGCTGCGACGTGAAGGGCTCCCGCTGGGCGGCGGAGACGGCGGCCGCGTACGACGCCGTCCACGCCACCGTCGCCCTGCACCCCAACGAAGCGCCCCGTATCGTGCTCGGCGATCCCGACGGCTGGTCCCGGCAGGGCTCCCGTGGGCCGGGCGGCGACGCCGCGCTGGACGAGGCGCTCGCGGAGATCGACGCTCTCGCCGCCCTCCCGCACGTCAAGGGCGTCGGTGAGACCGGACTCGACTTCTTCCGCACCGGGCCCGAGGGCAAGGAGGCGCAGGAGCGCTCCTTCCGCGCCCACATCGAGATCGCCAAGCGGCACGGCAAGGCCCTGGTCATCCACGACCGCGACGCCCACGCCGACGTCCTGCGCGTCCTGGAGGAGGAAGGCGCCCCGGACCGGACCGTGTTCCACTGCTACTCCGGCGACGCCGACATGGCCGCGGTCTGCGCCCGCGCCGGCTACTTCATGTCCTTCGCCGGCAACATGACCTTCAAGAACGCCCAGCCGCTGCGCGACGCGCTGGCCGTGGCCCCGCTCGAACTCGTCCTCGTGGAGACCGACGCGCCCTTCCTGACCCCCGCGCCGTACCGCGGACGGCCCAACGCGCCGTATCTCATTCCGGTCACGGTGCGCGCCATGGCCGCGGTGCGGGGGATCGACGAGGACACGCTGGCGACCTCGATCTCCGCCAACACCGCGCGGGCGTTCGATTACTGACCTATAACGCTTCCCGGGGTTTTCCCCGGCCGGACACGGGTCTTCCGCGAGGGAGTGTCGCGACACAGCGTAGTCGCGTTGCTTGGGAGAGTGACGACCGCTCCGCTAGGTTCTGGTCGCCCGATCCGGACCCTGGAGCGTGTCGTCGTGAGCAGCTCGCGGTACGAGCAGTACGAGACGTATGGACCGACCGGTGGCGCCGAGGCGACCACCGTCGTCATCGGTGTCACCGGCGCGACCGCCGTGGCCCCCGCGCCCGGCACGCCCGGGGCACCCGCCGCGGGGGACCCGCTCGGTGCGCCCCACGTGCCCGGCGCGCCCGTCGTGCCCGGCCCCGGCCACGGGGAGTACGCCGGTGACGGGGAGTACGCCGGTCACGGGCGGCCCCCCGGCTACGAGGGGTACCCCGGCCACCCGGCCTACTCGGCCCGTTCGGGCTACGAGGCGTACTCCGGCCATGAGGCGTACTACGGCTACGCGGGCCATTACGGCTACGGGGAGAGCCCGCGCCACGAGCCGTACGGTCAGGGCGCCCCGGATCCCTACCGCCCGGCCTACGGGACGCGCCTTACCGGACCCACGGTGCCGAACCCGCCCGCCCCGCCGGGAGCACCCGGCGCCCCGGGTACGCCCAGCGCGTCCAGCCCGTCCAGTGCACCGGGAGGGACGGCCGGCGCACCCGGCATGCCAGGCGTGCCCGGAACACCCGGCACGTTCGGCGTGCCCCGTGTGCGCGTCGCGTCCGACGCGCCGACCGAACCCCGGCTGCCGCGCCGGCAGGCCGACACGCTGGTCTCCGTGCCCTCCGCGGGGGGCGGCGCGGGCGGGCCGGACGGCTTCGGGGGCGGCGACCGGCGGGACGCGGGGCCCGGCACGGGCGGGCGGGCCGAGGCGCGCCGCGCGGCCCGGCGCAAACGAGCCGTCGAGCGCCCCGAAACCCTGCGCCGGCTGCTCCCGCAGGCACTGGTCGTCGCCTTCCTGGCCGGTGGCACCTCGGCGTTCGTCGCCAGCGACAAGGCGATCGAACTCAGCGTGGACGGCAGACCGCGCACACTGCACACGTTCGCGGACGACGTGACGGAACTGCTCGCCGACGAAGGCGTGAAAGTCGGCGCGCACGACGTGGTGGCGCCCGCTCCCGGCACGACCCTGAGCAGCGGGGACGAGGTCGCGGTGAGCCACGGGCGCCCGGTGCATCTCACCCTCGACGGTGAGTGGCGCAGGGTGTGGACGACGGCGCACACCGTGGAAGGGGCGCTCAGCCAGCTGGGGGTGCGCGCCGAGGGCGCGTACGTGTCGACGTCACGCTCCCGGCGCATCGGCCACGCGGGCCTCGCGCTCGACGTCCGGACCGAACGCGCGGTCACGATCATGGCCGACGGCCGGGCCCGGACGATCCGCACCAACGCCGCGAGCGTGCGGGAGGCCGTCGAGGAGGCGGGGATCACCCTGCACGGCCAGGACATGACCTCCGTGCCGGCCGCGAGCTTCCCGCGGGACGGGCAGACGGTCACCGTCCTGCGGGTCACCGGATCCAGGGAGGTCCGCGAGGTACCGATCCCGTACGAGGTGCTGCGGGCGGAGGACTCCTCGCTGTTCAAGGGCACCGAGGTCGTCGAGCGCCCCGGCAGCTTCGGTGCGCGGCGCATCACCTACACGCTGCGCACCGTCAACGGCGTCCGGCAGCGGCCGCGCCTCGTCGGGTCCGAAGTGGTGAGCCGGCCGCAGGCCCAGCTCGTCAGGGTCGGGACGAAGCCGCATCCCCCGTCCGCCGGGGGCGTCGACCACCTGAACTGGTCCGGCCTCGCCGCGTGCGAGTCCGGCGGCCGGCCCGGCGCGGTGGACCCGTCCGGCACGTACGGCGGTCTCTACCAGTTCGACGCCCACACCTGGCACACCCTCGGCGGCAGCGGGCGCCCCCAGGACGCCCCGGCCGCGGAGCAGACCCAGCGCGCGAAGAAGCTGTACGCGCGCCGGGGGACGAGTCCCTGGCCGCACTGCGGGCCACGGCTGCACGGCTGAGGCCGGACCCCCCGTACCCTTGGCTCGTGACCAGCCCCACCTCCGACGCCCTCCTGGGCCCCGCCGAGATCCGCGAACTCGCGGCAGCCCTCGGCGTGCGGCCCACCAAGCAGCGCGGCCAGAACTTCGTCATCGACGCGAACACGGTGCGCCGCATCGTGCGGACCGCCCAGGTGCGGCCCGACGACGTGGTCGTGGAGGTGGGTCCCGGCCTCGGTTCGCTGACGCTCGGCCTGCTGGAGACGGCGGACCGGGTCGTCGCCGTCGAGATCGACGACATCCTCGCGGGCGCGCTCCCGGCGACCGTGGCGGCGCGCATGCCGGAGCGGGCCGACCGGTTCGCGCTGGTGCACTCGGACGCCATGCAGGTCCGGGAGCTTCCGGGCCCGCCGCCGACCGCGCTGGTCGCGAACCTCCCGTACAACGTCGCCGTGCCCGTCCTGCTGCACATGCTGGACACCTTCCCGACCATCGAGCGCACCCTCGTGATGGTCCAGGCGGAGGTCGCGGACCGGCTCGCCGCCCCGCCCGGTTCGAAGGTGTACGGCGTTCCGTCCGTGAAGGCGAACTGGTACGCCGAGGTGAGGCGGGCGGGGTCCATCGGGCGCAATGTCTTCTGGCCGGCGCCCAACGTCGACAGCGGGCTCGTGTCGCTGACCCGGCGTGCCGAGCCGATCTCCACGACCGCCCGGAAGAGCGACGTGTTCGCGGCCGTGGACGCGGCCTTCGCGCAGCGCCGCAAGACCCTGCGCGCCGCCCTCGCCGGATGGGCCGGTTCGGCCCCCGCCGCCGAGGCCGCGCTCGTCGCCGCCGGTGTCTCTCCGCAGGCCCGCGGCGAGTCCCTGACGGTCGAGGAGTTCGCCCGGATCGCGGAGAACCGGGGCGATGCGAGCGGCGCGGACACCAGGAACGCCCGCCGCTACCGCCCCGAGGAAGCCGAGCACGCCGAGCACGCCGAGAACGAGGAGTCGACCCAGCCGTGACGGAGACGGTGACGGTACGCGTCCCTGCCAAGGTCAACGTCCAGCTCGCGGTCGGCGGCGCACGCCCCGACGGCTTCCACGGCCTGGCCAACGTGTTCCTCGCGGTCGGTCTCCACGACGAGGTGACCGTCACCCCCGCCGACGAGCTGCGCGTCACCTGCGCGGGCCCGGACGCCGGCCAGGTGCCCCTCGACCGGACCAACCTCGCGGCCCGCGCGGCCCTCGAACTCGCCCGCCGGTACGGCATCGACCCCGCCGTCCACCTCCACATCGCCAAGGACATCCCCGTCGCCGGGGGCATGGCCGGCGGCAGCGCGGACGGAGCCGGAGCGCTGCTCGCCTGCGACGCGCTGTGGGGCACGAACGCCTCGCGCGGCGAACTCCTGGAGATCTGCGCCGAGTTGGGAAGCGACGTGCCGTTCTCCCTGGTGGGTGGCGCGGCGCTCGGTGTCGGGCGGGGCGAGCAGTTGCGGGTCCTGGAGGTCGGCGGGACCTTCCACTGGGTGTTCGCGATGGCCGAACGCGGACTGTCGACCCCGGCGGTCTTCCGTGAGTTCGACCGGTTGAACGAGGGCGTGCGGGTTCCCGAGCCGGTCGCCTCGCAGGACCTGCTGGACGCGCTGGCGAAGGGGGACGCGGGCGCTCTCGCGCGCACCGTCTCCAACGACCTCCAGCCCGCGGCCCTCTCCCTCTTCCCGGCCCTGGCCGACACCCTGGCCGTCGGCCGCGCGGCCGGCGCCCTGGCCGCGCTCGTCTCCGGTTCGGGCCCGACCACGGCGTTCCTCGCCCCGGACGCCGGATCGGCGAGGACGATCGCCGAGGCCCTGCTCTCGTCGGGCACCTGTCGTTCGGCACGCGTCACTCAGAGCCCGGCGCCCGGCGCGACGGTGCTCTGACGCCCGCCGGGCCGGCGCGGACACGGGGGCGGGGCCACCACGGACACCGGGGCCCGGCCGCCACGGACACCGGGCGGGGACGGCTCCGCGTACGGCACGGCTCGGCGCCCGCACCGCGCGGACTACCCTTGAGGGTCGATCGTCCCCCTTGTTCAGGAGAGAAATGGCCGTCAACCTGGTCAATGTCGAGTCCGTCAGCAAGGTGTACGGCACCCGTGCACTGCTCGACGGAGTCTCCCTCGGCGTCAGCGAGGGCGACCGGATCGGCGTGGTCGGCCGGAACGGTGACGGCAAGACCACCCTGATCCGCATGCTCGCCAAGCTGGAGGAGCCCGACACCGGCCGTGTCACCCACTCCGGCGGCCTGAACGTCGGCGTGCTGACCCAGCACGACTCGCTCGATCCCACGGCCACGGTCCGCCACGAGGTCATCCGTGACATGGCCGACCACGAGTGGGCGGGCAACGCCAAGATCAGGGACGTACTGACGGGGCTCTTCGGCGGTCTCGATCTGCCCGGGTTCCCGCAGGGCCTCGACACCGTGATCGCGCCGCTCTCCGGTGGTGAGCGGCGCCGTATCGCGCTGGCGAAGCTGCTCATCGAGGAGCAGGACCTGATCATCCTCGACGAGCCCACCAACCACCTGGACGTCGAGGGCATCGCCTGGCTCGCCAAGCACCTGCGCGAGCGCCGTTCCGCCCTCGTCTGCGTGACGCACGACCGGTGGTTCCTCGACCAGGTCTGCACCCAGATGTGGGACGTGCAGAAGGGCGCGGTGTACGAGTACGAGGGCGGCTACTCCGACTACGTGTTCGCCCGGGCCGAGCGTGAGCGCATCGCCGCGACCGAAGAGGTCAAGCGGCAGAACCTGGTCCGCAAGGAGCTGGCGTGGCTGCGCCGCGGGGCGCCCGCCCGTACCTCCAAGCCGCGCTTCCGCGTCGAGGCCGCCAACGAGCTGATCGCCGATGTGCCGCCGCCCCGCGACAAGAGCGAGCTCATGAAGTTCGCCAACTCGCGGCTCGGCAGGACCGTCTTCGAACTGGAGGACGTGACCGTGCAGGCCGGTCCCAAGGTGCTGCTCAAGCACCTGACCTGGCAGCTCGGCCCCGGCGACCGCGTCGGTCTCGTCGGCGTGAACGGCGCGGGCAAGACCTCCCTGCTGCGGGCCCTGGCCGAGGCCGCCCGCAGCGACGGCGATCAGCAGCCCGCCGCCGGCCGGATCGTCACCGGCAAGACCGTCAAGCTCGCCTACCTCTCCCAGGAGGTCGCCGAACTCGACCCCACCTGGCGGGTCCTCCAGGCCGTCCAGTCGGTCCGCGACCGTGTCGACCTCGGCAAGGGGCGCGAGATGACCGCGGGCCAGCTCTGCGAGACGTTCGGCTTCAACAAGGAGAAGCAGTGGACGCCGGTCGGCGACCTCAGCGGTGGTGAGCGACGGCGCCTCCAGATCCTGCGCCTGCTGATGGACGAGCCCAACGTCCTCTTCCTCGACGAGCCGACGAACGACCTCGACATCGAGACCCTCACCCAGCTTGAGGACCTCCTCGACGGCTGGCCCGGCTCCATGATCGTGATCTCCCACGACCGCTTCTTCATCGAGCGCACCACGGACAACGTGTTCGCGCTCCTCGGCGACGCCACCCTGCGGATGCTCCCGCGCGGGATCGACGAGTACCTGGAGCGGCGCAAGAAGATGGAGGAGGTGGCCGCGGCCGCCGTCCTCGCCGCCGCCCCGGCCCCGGTCAAGGCAGCTTCCTCCGCCGACGCCCGCGCCGCCAAGAAGGAACTCCAGAAGATCGAGCGCCAGCTGGACAAGATCTCCGACAAGGAGACGAAGCTGCACGCCCAGATCGCCGACAACGCCACCGACTTCGGCAAGGTCGCACAACTCGATGCCGAACTGCGCGAGTTGGCGGGGGAGCGCGAGGAACTGGAAATGCGCTGGCTGGAGCTGGCGGAAGACGCGTGACACCGAGGGGCGCACGCCCCTCGTCCGACCCGCGGTGCTCCCAGAGGCACGGAGGCATCGCGGGCAGGCGCGCCTGCGCGGCGCGCACGGCCCGTTGCCAGGCGCGTGATTCCCGCCGGGCGCCCCGGAGTTGAGGGAGGCGCCCCCGTCGCGGCGGTCTCGCCGCGGGGAACCGCCCTTGCCCGCCTGGCGTGAAGGGCACGTGAAGGCGCGTAACGACGGCATCACAGCCCGGTCCTCCCTTGGGAACAGGGCGCGCACCGGCCCCCTGCGCACGCCCCCCAAAGTGATAGAAAGAGCGGTCTGAGAACAGTCTGAGAACCACCGGAAAGGGCGCGAATCCAGCGCCGCCGGTGGGGCGCCACATCAGTGAAGAGGGGGATGCGCTGATGAGTCAGCCACCGAATCAGCCGCCGCAGGGCGGTTTCGGAGCACCGCAGGATCAGCCGCCGACGGGCGGGGCCGGGCAGGACCCGCGGTCGCAGGGTGGCTTCGGCGCACCCCAGGGCGCGCCGCCCGGCGCGCCGCAGGACCCGCGCGCGCAGGGCGCGCCCCCTCCTCCCGCGCAGCCGCCCCAGGCGCCCGCGCCCCCGCAGGCGCCGCCCGCCGGACCCCCGCAGCCCGGCTACGGATACCCCCAGCAGCCCGGCCCCTACGGCCAGCCCCAGCCGACGGGTCCGTACGGGCAGCCCCAGCAACCGGGTCCGTACGGGCAGCCCCAGCCGACGGGCCCGTACGGGCAGCCTCAGCAGCCGGGTCCGTACGGCCCGCCCGGATCCCCCGGATACGGACAGCAGCCGGGATACGGGTATCCGCCCCAGGCGCCGTACCCGGGTGCGCCCGGCACCCCGCCGCCCGGCGCTCCCGGCGGCGGCTCGAAGAACCCGTTCAAGGGCAGGCCCGCGCTCGTCATCGCGGCCGCCGTGGCCGGACTGCTCGTCGTCGGCGGCACCGTATGGGCCGTCACCGGCGGTGGTGACGACGGGAAGAAGCCCGTCGCGCGGCAGAGCCCTAGCCACGGCCCGACGGCGTCCGCGTCGGCCGACCCGGTCAACCCCGGCGACGGCAGCGGCGACGGCGGCCAGGACAGCGACGACCTGAACGCGGGCCGCAAGGCGGGCGAGTCGAAGGTGCTCTGGTACAAGACGGCACCCGACGCGCCCGGTTCGGGCGCCGACGCCCCCGGCCAGTGGATCACCGGCAAGGCGGCGGTGAAGGCGGCGTACAAGCAGCTCTTCGCGTTCGACGTCGAGGACGGCAAGCCCGCTTGGCCCGCGCTGACGTTCCCGCAGAAGATCTGCGCGGTCACCCCGCAGAAGACGGCCGACGACAAGGTCGTCATCGCCTACATGAGCGGCTCCGCCAGCAGCGCCAAGTGCAACCAGCTCCAGCAGGTCGACCTGAACACCGGCGCCAAGGGCTGGAGCGGCAAGGTCGCGGACGGCACCCTGTTCGACAGCACGATCTCGGTCGAACTGTCCATCACCGGGCACACGTTGACGGTGGGCCGCTCGATGTCGGGAACGGGCTACGACGTCTCCAGCGGCAGGAAGCTCTGGGACAAGCAGAAGTACGGCGCGAGCTGCTACCCGGCGGGGTTCGCGGGCGGCTCCAAGCTGCTGGCCGTCTCGGCCTGCGGGGCCGGCAGCACCACCGAGCACGACGAGGTGCAGGAACTGGACCCGGCCACCGGCAGGACCCGGTGGACGAGGAAGATCCCCAAGGGCTGGCGGATCGACCGCGCCTATTCCGTGGACCCGGTCGTGCTCTACCTGACCAACGCGGCGAAGAAGACGGCGAGTGTCGCCGTGCTGAAGGACAACGGCGAACTGCGCTCACAGCTCAAGAGTGACGACGGCGTGGCGCCCGAGTGCGGCCTCGCGATCCTCGACCGCGACCTGACCGGCTGCTTCGGCGCCGTCGCCGACGCAGACACGCTCTACCTGCCGACGGAGGCGAAGAGCGGCCCCAACGAGGTCATCGCGTTCAGCCTGGCGACCGGCAAGGAGAAGTGGCGCGTCAAGTCCCCGGCGGACTCGGCGATGATGCCGATGAAGACGGACGGCACCCACCTCATCGCCTACGTCGAGGCGTCGTACGACGGCGGCGGCCGCATCGTGTCGGTTCCGACGGGCGGCG
This genomic interval carries:
- a CDS encoding TatD family hydrolase, with translation MPSSASAAPDKNAAPPLPEPLRVPVADSHTHLDMQSGTVEEALAKAASVGVTTVVQVGCDVKGSRWAAETAAAYDAVHATVALHPNEAPRIVLGDPDGWSRQGSRGPGGDAALDEALAEIDALAALPHVKGVGETGLDFFRTGPEGKEAQERSFRAHIEIAKRHGKALVIHDRDAHADVLRVLEEEGAPDRTVFHCYSGDADMAAVCARAGYFMSFAGNMTFKNAQPLRDALAVAPLELVLVETDAPFLTPAPYRGRPNAPYLIPVTVRAMAAVRGIDEDTLATSISANTARAFDY
- the rsmA gene encoding 16S rRNA (adenine(1518)-N(6)/adenine(1519)-N(6))-dimethyltransferase RsmA: MTSPTSDALLGPAEIRELAAALGVRPTKQRGQNFVIDANTVRRIVRTAQVRPDDVVVEVGPGLGSLTLGLLETADRVVAVEIDDILAGALPATVAARMPERADRFALVHSDAMQVRELPGPPPTALVANLPYNVAVPVLLHMLDTFPTIERTLVMVQAEVADRLAAPPGSKVYGVPSVKANWYAEVRRAGSIGRNVFWPAPNVDSGLVSLTRRAEPISTTARKSDVFAAVDAAFAQRRKTLRAALAGWAGSAPAAEAALVAAGVSPQARGESLTVEEFARIAENRGDASGADTRNARRYRPEEAEHAEHAENEESTQP
- the rsmI gene encoding 16S rRNA (cytidine(1402)-2'-O)-methyltransferase is translated as MTGILVLAGTPIGDISDAPPRLAAELTGADVVAAEDTRRLRRLTQALGIQTTGRVVSYFEGNEAARTPELVEALVGGARVLLVTDAGMPSVSDPGYRLVAAAVEKDIKVTAVPGPSAVLTALALSGLPVDRFCFEGFLPRKAGERLSRLREVAEERRTLVYFEAPHRLDDTLAAMAEVFGTQRRAAVCRELTKTYEEVKRGPLGELAAWAAEGVRGEITVVVEGAPDRGAEELDAAELVRRVQVREEAGERRKEAIAAVAAEAGIPKRDVFDAVVAAKNAARSGP
- a CDS encoding dolichyl-phosphate-mannose--protein mannosyltransferase; its protein translation is MTSTASSTDTRQGQAADMQRPSWQQRLRRFGYTAPPRSDVRDRLVPPYAEPGPGIWAALGLRQEVANRFNRWSGWVGPLLVTLLAGLLRFWNLGSPKAVIFDETYYAKDAWALIHRGYEVNWTKDANDLILQNNGHVRVPSDAAYVVHPPVGKYVIGLGEWMFGFNPFGWRFMTALLGTLSVLLLCRIGRRLFRSTFLGCLAGTLMAVDGLHFVMSRTSLLDGVLMFFVLAAFGCLVIDRDKARARLAAALPTDEDGVVRPDAHIAETTRLGWRPWRWTAGLMLGLAIGTKWNGLYVLAAFCVMAVLWDVASRRVAGAREPYVAVLKHDLGLAFLATVPVAVAVYLISWTGWILSPDNGKGGYFRNWAVTDGKGGNWTFLPDWLRSLWHYEHEVYKFHVGLVSPHTYQSNPWSWLVLGRPVSYFYESPLPGKDGCPADAGDKCAREVLALGTPLLWWAACFALAYVLWRWAFRRDWRAGAIACGVAAGYLPWFHYQERTIFFFYAVVFVPFLCLAVTMMIAAILGPPGAGERRRVIGAAGAGVLVLLIVWNFIYFWPLYTGTAIPIEQWRSRMWLDTWV
- a CDS encoding 4-(cytidine 5'-diphospho)-2-C-methyl-D-erythritol kinase; protein product: MTETVTVRVPAKVNVQLAVGGARPDGFHGLANVFLAVGLHDEVTVTPADELRVTCAGPDAGQVPLDRTNLAARAALELARRYGIDPAVHLHIAKDIPVAGGMAGGSADGAGALLACDALWGTNASRGELLEICAELGSDVPFSLVGGAALGVGRGEQLRVLEVGGTFHWVFAMAERGLSTPAVFREFDRLNEGVRVPEPVASQDLLDALAKGDAGALARTVSNDLQPAALSLFPALADTLAVGRAAGALAALVSGSGPTTAFLAPDAGSARTIAEALLSSGTCRSARVTQSPAPGATVL
- a CDS encoding ubiquitin-like domain-containing protein, with the protein product MPGVPGTPGTFGVPRVRVASDAPTEPRLPRRQADTLVSVPSAGGGAGGPDGFGGGDRRDAGPGTGGRAEARRAARRKRAVERPETLRRLLPQALVVAFLAGGTSAFVASDKAIELSVDGRPRTLHTFADDVTELLADEGVKVGAHDVVAPAPGTTLSSGDEVAVSHGRPVHLTLDGEWRRVWTTAHTVEGALSQLGVRAEGAYVSTSRSRRIGHAGLALDVRTERAVTIMADGRARTIRTNAASVREAVEEAGITLHGQDMTSVPAASFPRDGQTVTVLRVTGSREVREVPIPYEVLRAEDSSLFKGTEVVERPGSFGARRITYTLRTVNGVRQRPRLVGSEVVSRPQAQLVRVGTKPHPPSAGGVDHLNWSGLAACESGGRPGAVDPSGTYGGLYQFDAHTWHTLGGSGRPQDAPAAEQTQRAKKLYARRGTSPWPHCGPRLHG